The following proteins are co-located in the Haloarcula marismortui ATCC 43049 genome:
- the srp19 gene encoding signal recognition particle subunit SRP19, producing MVENVIWPAALDANRSRSDGRRVSLDLAVENPTVDEIAKAVQQVGYDAVIERDKTYPREYEGRGRVVVKDADDATKSDLLGAVAAYMQALRE from the coding sequence ATGGTCGAGAACGTTATCTGGCCGGCGGCGCTCGACGCCAACCGTTCGCGAAGCGACGGGCGTCGTGTGTCACTGGATCTAGCCGTCGAGAACCCGACTGTCGACGAGATCGCCAAAGCCGTCCAGCAGGTCGGTTACGACGCGGTCATCGAACGGGACAAGACGTATCCACGCGAGTACGAAGGCCGCGGGCGAGTCGTCGTCAAGGACGCAGACGATGCGACGAAAAGCGACCTGCTCGGGGCCGTAGCGGCCTACATGCAGGCGCTCCGTGAATGA
- a CDS encoding DUF7546 family protein → MSTTTATLRDAIPDTRSLVTWAAVLNAEFILILGYVVNTAQPATDPFLLVFPFIWLNIAGLVALRVRPELPSRRRTIGSVVIALGYLLVLGYVGGVYGTGGQGTGLRLVTQAPPGFSPTVVFSGATLSVVLIPWKVAGYLALSYLVFVTAVDASGGAVGGIVGLFSCVSCVLPILASILGGFVGVGATLSQAALSQSYGLSTVVFVTSVGLLYGVHRFDVTLVGRLQALVDRP, encoded by the coding sequence ATGAGCACCACGACAGCGACTCTCAGAGACGCGATACCAGACACGCGCTCGCTGGTAACCTGGGCAGCCGTATTGAACGCAGAGTTCATCCTTATTTTGGGCTACGTCGTCAACACGGCCCAGCCCGCAACGGACCCGTTTCTGCTGGTGTTCCCGTTCATCTGGCTCAACATCGCGGGTCTCGTTGCCCTGCGAGTGCGACCGGAACTGCCCAGCCGCCGTCGGACGATCGGCAGTGTGGTTATCGCTCTCGGCTATCTGCTTGTGTTGGGGTACGTCGGCGGCGTGTACGGCACGGGCGGTCAGGGAACTGGTCTCCGGCTAGTCACGCAGGCCCCGCCCGGGTTCTCGCCGACGGTCGTGTTCAGCGGCGCGACCCTGAGCGTAGTGCTCATCCCGTGGAAGGTCGCCGGCTATCTGGCGCTCTCGTATCTGGTGTTCGTGACTGCTGTCGATGCGAGCGGCGGCGCGGTGGGCGGCATTGTCGGTCTCTTTTCATGTGTCTCCTGTGTCCTCCCGATTCTTGCGTCGATACTGGGCGGGTTCGTGGGTGTCGGGGCAACGCTATCACAGGCGGCCCTGTCCCAGTCATACGGGCTCTCGACGGTGGTGTTTGTCACCTCGGTTGGACTGTTGTACGGCGTCCATCGGTTCGACGTGACGCTCGTCGGTCGGCTCCAAGCACTGGTCGACCGGCCATAG
- a CDS encoding presenilin family intramembrane aspartyl protease PSH has translation MERRWRILGGCGLIAGIFLFVQLGALALVQPFESAGYQAVEDPSDPTNSLMYIGAILVATAVMLLAFRYDVDQLIRGLIVFSAAWLSLYVFQVLVPPVFTYAGLNVGAVLLALGLGTALLVYPEWYVIDSAGAVMGAAAAGLFGISFGVLPALVLLTVLAVYDAISVYGTEHMLTLASGVMDLRVPVVLVIPMTLSYSYLDATTPNPTAEDETSDDSAAANDDTEATTGTGEADESDDVHADPLERDALFIGLGDAIIPSILVASAAFFASSDVLSVFGVPLPALTAMVGSYVGLTILLWMVLKGRAHAGLPLLNGGTIAGYIVGALAAGISLVDALGLGPYL, from the coding sequence ATGGAGCGACGGTGGCGAATCCTCGGCGGCTGTGGCCTTATCGCTGGTATCTTCCTGTTCGTCCAACTCGGCGCGCTAGCGCTGGTCCAGCCCTTCGAATCGGCTGGCTACCAGGCTGTCGAGGACCCGTCTGACCCCACGAACAGCCTCATGTACATCGGGGCGATTCTGGTTGCCACGGCAGTTATGTTGCTTGCCTTCCGCTACGATGTCGATCAGCTCATTCGCGGGCTCATCGTCTTCTCGGCGGCCTGGCTCTCTCTGTACGTGTTTCAGGTACTTGTGCCGCCGGTGTTCACGTACGCCGGCCTCAACGTCGGCGCCGTCCTGTTAGCGCTGGGTCTGGGGACGGCGCTGCTGGTCTATCCCGAGTGGTACGTCATCGACAGCGCCGGTGCGGTGATGGGGGCTGCCGCTGCCGGCCTGTTCGGTATCAGTTTCGGCGTATTGCCAGCGCTCGTCCTGTTGACTGTGCTCGCAGTATACGATGCGATCAGTGTCTACGGGACCGAACATATGCTCACGCTGGCCTCCGGTGTGATGGATCTCAGGGTCCCTGTCGTCCTCGTGATTCCGATGACGCTGTCGTACTCTTATCTCGACGCGACGACGCCGAACCCAACAGCGGAAGACGAGACGAGCGATGACTCGGCGGCGGCGAACGACGACACTGAGGCGACGACGGGCACTGGCGAAGCGGACGAAAGTGACGACGTTCACGCCGACCCACTGGAGCGCGACGCACTGTTTATCGGCCTCGGTGACGCGATTATTCCGTCGATACTCGTCGCCAGCGCCGCGTTCTTCGCCTCATCGGACGTACTGTCAGTGTTCGGCGTTCCGTTGCCAGCGCTGACCGCGATGGTCGGATCCTACGTCGGCCTGACCATACTGCTCTGGATGGTGCTGAAGGGACGCGCGCACGCAGGACTTCCGCTTTTAAACGGTGGGACCATCGCCGGCTACATCGTCGGTGCACTCGCCGCGGGCATCAGTCTGGTCGACGCCCTCGGTCTCGGTCCGTACCTCTAA
- a CDS encoding GNAT family N-acetyltransferase gives MEFTLLGWPEDGHRLRLDYKQFAYAGKFVMTSTGKAVIGDDGVVAAAAFDADRTDPDTLCVRYITVRQDRQGDRLGARLLRFVRERATERGFEHVSIGVNNPFSYQAAYRAGFCFSGAESGMAELDLVWPGDRSTERYQAGLDLFRERDLSPDEESFLAAKADADPPTVLNEWAEQPSARTD, from the coding sequence ATGGAGTTCACGCTGCTCGGCTGGCCCGAGGACGGCCACCGGCTCCGGCTGGACTACAAGCAGTTCGCGTACGCGGGCAAGTTCGTCATGACCTCGACCGGGAAGGCTGTCATCGGGGACGACGGCGTCGTGGCCGCGGCTGCGTTCGACGCCGACCGGACAGACCCGGACACCCTCTGTGTCCGGTATATCACCGTTCGGCAGGACCGACAGGGCGACCGACTCGGTGCCCGACTCCTCCGATTCGTTCGGGAGCGGGCCACGGAACGGGGCTTCGAACACGTGTCCATCGGCGTCAACAACCCCTTTTCATACCAAGCTGCCTACCGGGCCGGGTTCTGCTTTAGCGGCGCGGAATCGGGGATGGCCGAACTCGACCTCGTCTGGCCAGGCGACCGCAGTACCGAACGGTATCAGGCCGGGCTGGACCTGTTTCGGGAGCGCGACCTCTCACCCGATGAGGAGTCGTTTCTCGCAGCGAAGGCCGACGCCGACCCGCCGACGGTCCTCAACGAGTGGGCCGAGCAGCCGTCCGCACGGACCGACTGA
- a CDS encoding CAP domain-containing protein, with protein MVKKGLLAIAAVVLLVVLGTGVLVGAQFAGGTADTTTQTTDSQSGDGGGNDDSSTATATAGNSTTPTPTAETNGTATPQQESIPAREFNEQNVSDYVRQFLNEEREAAGVPPFESGLRTEEGLNEMAKSHSEQMAIEGKAIHKIDGVSSKDRYEDTGLYDRCTFESAEGEYIEQPDRNRFEAVEKTVAGQPYEEGGEERFHATDKEVARKIVDDWMAWPDYRERLTLRNANIVGIGVEITDTGNVYATANICG; from the coding sequence ATGGTAAAGAAAGGGTTACTCGCTATCGCCGCTGTGGTGCTCCTCGTGGTCTTGGGGACGGGAGTGCTTGTCGGAGCACAGTTCGCAGGCGGGACAGCGGATACGACGACACAGACAACCGATTCACAGAGCGGCGATGGCGGCGGTAATGACGATAGTTCAACGGCGACGGCGACAGCGGGCAATAGTACGACGCCGACACCAACGGCGGAAACAAACGGAACAGCGACCCCGCAGCAGGAGTCGATTCCGGCGCGTGAGTTCAACGAACAGAACGTCTCGGACTACGTCCGGCAGTTCCTTAACGAGGAACGCGAGGCCGCGGGTGTTCCGCCGTTCGAATCGGGACTTCGGACAGAAGAAGGCCTCAACGAGATGGCAAAAAGTCACAGTGAACAGATGGCCATCGAAGGGAAGGCGATTCACAAGATCGACGGCGTCTCCAGTAAGGACCGATACGAAGACACCGGCCTCTACGACCGGTGTACGTTCGAATCTGCAGAAGGCGAGTACATCGAGCAACCGGACCGAAACCGATTCGAAGCGGTTGAGAAGACAGTCGCCGGACAACCATATGAGGAGGGCGGCGAGGAGCGATTCCACGCCACCGACAAGGAAGTCGCCAGAAAAATTGTGGATGACTGGATGGCGTGGCCGGACTACCGCGAACGACTTACGCTCCGCAACGCCAATATCGTCGGCATCGGCGTGGAGATCACTGACACTGGCAACGTGTACGCGACTGCCAACATCTGCGGCTAA
- a CDS encoding ABC transporter permease → MSRLGRLTAETRAASLAFLRRRTAVFFTFFFPVIIVVIFGVLVQTQPGGGGLFTEPPSFYAPGYLAVVVLFTPLSRVGSEVARHRDGNRFEKLATTPLTRTEWLLAQTLVNVVIIGIAGLLILGLMVWLTGATIRPSGLLLPFVGLGVALFCAVGAMLGSLADSQDGVIAASNGLALPLLFLSETFVPQTLLPAWLPTWLSPLTYFSRGVRAATTGTGDALGPLAVLTVCAVVGFAIGARLLPRTD, encoded by the coding sequence ATGAGCCGGCTGGGGCGACTCACAGCGGAGACGCGCGCGGCGTCGCTGGCCTTCCTCCGGCGACGGACAGCCGTCTTCTTCACCTTCTTCTTCCCGGTCATCATTGTCGTCATCTTCGGCGTGCTAGTCCAGACCCAGCCGGGCGGCGGCGGGCTGTTCACGGAGCCCCCGAGCTTCTACGCACCGGGCTATCTGGCCGTCGTTGTCTTGTTTACGCCGCTCTCCCGTGTCGGGAGCGAGGTGGCGCGACACCGGGATGGAAACCGCTTCGAGAAACTGGCGACGACACCGCTGACCCGGACTGAGTGGCTACTGGCGCAGACGCTCGTCAACGTCGTCATCATCGGCATCGCCGGTCTCCTGATCCTGGGTCTGATGGTGTGGCTCACCGGCGCGACAATCCGCCCGTCAGGGCTGTTGCTCCCCTTTGTCGGCCTCGGCGTCGCGCTGTTCTGTGCTGTCGGGGCGATGCTAGGCAGTCTCGCGGACTCACAGGACGGCGTCATCGCGGCGAGCAACGGCCTCGCGCTCCCGCTGCTCTTTCTCTCGGAGACGTTCGTCCCACAGACACTTCTGCCCGCGTGGCTGCCGACGTGGCTCTCGCCGCTGACATACTTTTCGCGTGGCGTCCGTGCGGCGACGACCGGCACTGGTGATGCGCTCGGCCCACTGGCTGTCCTCACAGTCTGTGCCGTCGTCGGTTTTGCGATCGGTGCGCGGCTGCTCCCACGGACGGACTGA
- a CDS encoding heme o synthase — MAESRTFTGLLAATAVGVYLLVLAGATTTLTDAAAACTTWPLCDGPVDVTNTALLVAWGHRLVAAAVGLLVVAMAVVGLRSGCRGRVKAAIIIGAVLYPVQIALGAIVATSAETALPGAHLALGMGIFGSFVLALAWHLEAETGSDDETPVKNPTPAPEPAGDDTPDRTPALTFRERLVGTASAYFRLMKPRLMWLLCLVAAAGMALAAGQTLTVRTVLLTLGGGVLSIGASGTFNHVLERDIDKRMDRTSDRPIATHQIPVRNALAFGLLLSFASLWLFWQVNALVAVLGLTAIVFYSVIYTLVLKPNTVQNTVLGGAAGALPALIGWVAADGSVGLPGVVLAVIIFLWTPAHFYNLALAYKDDYEAGGFPMMPVVRGETETRKHIVYYLGATLIASGILGVLTPLGWLYAVTSVLLGAVFLWAVVLLHREQTEAAAFRAFHASNAYLGAVLIAIVVDALAL; from the coding sequence ATGGCAGAGAGCCGGACCTTCACCGGGCTGCTCGCCGCGACCGCTGTTGGCGTGTACTTGCTAGTCCTCGCCGGCGCGACAACAACGCTCACGGATGCGGCAGCAGCCTGTACTACCTGGCCGCTGTGTGACGGACCGGTCGACGTGACGAACACGGCCCTGCTGGTCGCCTGGGGGCATCGACTCGTCGCCGCCGCCGTTGGACTCCTCGTGGTGGCTATGGCCGTCGTCGGGCTCCGATCCGGCTGTCGCGGCCGTGTCAAAGCAGCTATCATTATTGGGGCTGTGCTGTATCCGGTCCAGATAGCGCTCGGCGCTATCGTTGCGACGAGTGCCGAGACAGCTCTTCCCGGCGCCCACCTCGCGCTGGGGATGGGCATCTTCGGCTCATTCGTGCTGGCCCTGGCGTGGCACCTCGAAGCTGAGACGGGGAGTGATGACGAAACCCCGGTAAAGAATCCGACGCCTGCACCAGAACCGGCCGGAGACGACACCCCCGACCGGACCCCAGCGCTTACGTTCCGCGAACGGCTCGTCGGGACCGCGTCAGCGTACTTCCGCCTGATGAAACCCCGGCTCATGTGGCTCCTGTGTCTAGTCGCCGCAGCCGGGATGGCACTCGCCGCCGGGCAGACGCTCACTGTCCGGACGGTGCTGCTTACCCTCGGGGGCGGCGTCCTCTCTATCGGCGCATCGGGGACGTTCAACCACGTCCTTGAACGTGATATCGACAAGCGGATGGACCGGACCTCGGACCGTCCCATCGCAACCCACCAGATTCCGGTCCGGAATGCGCTGGCCTTCGGCCTGCTGCTTTCGTTTGCGTCACTCTGGCTGTTCTGGCAGGTGAACGCACTCGTAGCGGTCCTCGGGCTGACTGCGATTGTGTTCTACAGCGTCATCTACACGCTCGTGTTGAAGCCCAACACCGTCCAGAACACTGTCCTCGGCGGGGCCGCTGGCGCACTACCGGCGCTTATTGGCTGGGTCGCCGCCGACGGGTCGGTCGGCCTCCCGGGCGTCGTCCTTGCCGTCATCATCTTCCTCTGGACGCCGGCACACTTCTATAATCTCGCGCTCGCGTACAAGGACGACTACGAGGCGGGCGGCTTCCCGATGATGCCGGTCGTCCGTGGTGAAACGGAGACGCGCAAGCACATCGTCTACTACCTCGGAGCGACACTCATCGCTTCGGGTATTCTGGGCGTGCTCACGCCGCTTGGGTGGCTGTACGCCGTCACGTCGGTGTTGCTGGGTGCGGTGTTCCTCTGGGCTGTCGTCTTGCTCCACCGCGAACAGACCGAAGCGGCGGCGTTCCGGGCGTTCCACGCGTCGAACGCATACCTTGGAGCGGTCCTGATTGCCATCGTCGTCGACGCACTGGCACTATGA
- a CDS encoding ornithine cyclodeaminase family protein: MTTDATALFLQSDEVADLAEPAEYVDAVREGYRQRGEGAPATPRTTLFSDEPAGMLTGYLAILPDTGAMGGYTYAAGFSGRDAHFTLPIFDADSGDPLAVLDGASMNPHKTGAAGAVGVDALARRDASDLAIIGSGAQARGQVRATATVRDFDRIEVYSPTADNRESFAAEMNDALDPTVAAVASPAAAIEGADVVITATSASEPVFDGDLLEPGTHVTAMGQYHPEKNELDATTIERATYVPDLRERVTQDAGSFINALDAGVVDEDHVHAELGDIVAGNASGRQSPEEITVFDSGGTAIETVAAGHMLYERAKADGRGEEIDFAPASKALTGR; this comes from the coding sequence ATGACAACAGATGCGACAGCGCTGTTCTTGCAGAGTGACGAGGTCGCTGACCTCGCTGAACCCGCCGAGTACGTTGACGCCGTCCGGGAGGGGTATCGCCAGCGTGGCGAGGGGGCCCCGGCGACTCCCAGAACAACGCTGTTTTCGGACGAGCCTGCGGGCATGTTGACGGGCTATCTCGCGATTCTCCCCGACACCGGCGCGATGGGTGGATACACCTACGCAGCCGGTTTTAGCGGACGGGACGCACACTTCACGCTCCCGATTTTTGACGCCGACAGCGGCGACCCGCTCGCTGTCCTCGACGGTGCGAGCATGAACCCTCACAAGACTGGCGCGGCCGGGGCTGTCGGTGTCGACGCACTGGCTCGCCGTGACGCCAGCGACCTCGCAATCATCGGCAGCGGCGCACAGGCCCGCGGCCAGGTCCGTGCCACGGCGACGGTCCGTGATTTCGACCGCATTGAGGTGTACTCGCCGACAGCCGACAACCGGGAGTCTTTCGCTGCGGAGATGAACGACGCGCTGGACCCGACAGTCGCAGCCGTCGCGTCCCCGGCCGCAGCAATCGAAGGGGCCGATGTCGTTATCACGGCGACTAGCGCGAGCGAACCGGTGTTCGACGGTGACCTGCTCGAACCGGGCACCCACGTGACCGCGATGGGCCAGTACCATCCCGAGAAGAACGAGCTAGACGCGACGACAATCGAACGCGCCACGTACGTTCCGGACCTGCGCGAGCGGGTGACACAGGACGCCGGGTCGTTCATCAACGCCCTCGATGCGGGCGTCGTCGATGAGGACCACGTCCACGCGGAACTGGGTGATATTGTCGCTGGAAACGCCTCCGGGCGGCAGTCTCCCGAGGAGATTACAGTCTTTGACTCCGGCGGCACAGCCATCGAAACCGTCGCTGCGGGCCATATGCTGTACGAACGGGCGAAGGCAGACGGTCGCGGCGAGGAGATCGACTTCGCGCCCGCGAGCAAAGCCCTGACCGGCCGATAG
- a CDS encoding DUF3054 domain-containing protein yields MSVSTVGNGRIELSARTALVAVGDLLAIALFVGVGELTHGINPILSPGRFAGTLTPFYIGWLLVAGLGGLYTAAATATVRAALGRTLVGWVLAVGIAQGLRSTAMFPGSAALTFALVSVLVGGTLLLLWRGVIAVAK; encoded by the coding sequence ATGAGCGTCTCGACGGTGGGGAACGGTCGTATCGAACTGTCCGCTCGGACGGCGCTGGTCGCCGTCGGTGACCTGCTGGCGATTGCCCTGTTCGTCGGTGTCGGTGAGTTGACCCACGGTATTAATCCGATACTCAGTCCGGGTCGGTTTGCCGGGACGCTGACGCCGTTTTATATCGGCTGGCTCCTCGTCGCAGGGCTTGGAGGACTGTACACCGCCGCCGCGACCGCAACGGTTCGGGCGGCTCTCGGTCGCACTCTCGTGGGATGGGTACTGGCAGTTGGGATCGCACAGGGACTTCGGTCAACGGCGATGTTCCCCGGCAGTGCGGCGCTGACATTCGCACTCGTCTCCGTGCTTGTCGGGGGCACGCTGCTGTTGCTCTGGCGCGGCGTGATTGCAGTCGCAAAATAG
- a CDS encoding Rdx family protein, whose translation MSHVEIEYCVPCGFRERAVHVQQAILSGLERELDSVRLVMGDHGVFRVSVDDETVYDKAEAADELNADAIVREIRSHVR comes from the coding sequence ATGAGTCACGTCGAAATCGAATACTGTGTCCCATGTGGGTTTCGTGAGCGAGCAGTACACGTCCAGCAGGCGATTTTATCCGGACTGGAGCGGGAACTTGACAGCGTCCGACTGGTCATGGGTGACCACGGCGTGTTCAGGGTTAGTGTGGACGACGAGACTGTCTACGACAAGGCCGAGGCCGCCGACGAACTCAACGCAGACGCTATCGTGCGCGAGATCCGGTCGCACGTCAGGTAG
- a CDS encoding DUF7331 family protein: MSTNATDNTTDAATDDQERRYAELNIGDEEFVIYDRENHQAWIQSTESLEVANLR, from the coding sequence ATGAGCACGAACGCAACGGACAACACGACGGACGCCGCGACCGACGACCAAGAACGACGATACGCCGAACTGAACATCGGGGACGAGGAGTTCGTAATTTACGACCGGGAGAACCACCAGGCATGGATTCAGTCGACAGAGTCGCTTGAAGTCGCCAACCTGCGATAG
- a CDS encoding H/ACA ribonucleoprotein complex subunit GAR1, giving the protein MKRIGTVSRVAQGLAVVRAPDDEYASVGTTVVDEELQTVGSVVDVFGPVERPYLAVSPSDTVHLPALVGAVLYAR; this is encoded by the coding sequence ATGAAACGCATCGGCACTGTCTCGCGGGTCGCACAGGGACTGGCCGTCGTCCGGGCACCTGACGACGAGTACGCGTCAGTGGGAACCACCGTGGTCGACGAGGAGCTCCAGACGGTTGGCTCCGTCGTCGACGTGTTCGGTCCGGTCGAGCGCCCGTACCTCGCAGTCTCGCCGAGCGACACCGTGCATCTCCCAGCGCTGGTCGGTGCGGTCCTCTACGCGCGGTAA
- the coxB gene encoding cytochrome c oxidase subunit II, with the protein MTRKRAGLVALFGAALLALAVEPAAAAQIQDSTTDSLIWGLNMNLLYVAIPITVLVEGILIYTVWRFRNQEEALPTQENRRLEVTWTIATAIILLFVGVASYQVMASPYVTAEAGDQAALQEQDTELITVEAQRYGWTFYYNESSWDGQAEVTTRTDLKIPANQDVAFRVTSRDWLHAFHVPGLGLKSDAFPGQYNRLRTNAGNTGTYQLYCAEYCGSGHSQMLGTVEVVPQDEYEDWLAEQKSGGDSEGSSE; encoded by the coding sequence ATGACCCGGAAACGCGCCGGCCTGGTCGCTCTGTTCGGTGCTGCGCTGCTCGCGCTCGCCGTCGAGCCGGCCGCCGCCGCACAGATTCAGGACTCGACGACGGATAGCCTCATCTGGGGGCTAAACATGAACCTCCTGTACGTCGCTATCCCGATTACGGTCCTCGTCGAAGGGATTCTGATCTACACCGTCTGGCGGTTCCGTAATCAGGAAGAGGCACTCCCCACGCAGGAGAACCGTCGACTCGAAGTGACCTGGACTATCGCGACGGCGATTATTCTCCTGTTTGTCGGCGTCGCCTCTTACCAGGTAATGGCGAGCCCGTACGTCACCGCCGAGGCCGGTGACCAGGCCGCCCTGCAGGAACAGGACACTGAACTCATTACCGTCGAAGCCCAGCGATACGGCTGGACGTTCTACTACAACGAATCGAGTTGGGACGGGCAGGCAGAAGTAACCACTCGAACGGACCTGAAGATACCGGCCAATCAAGACGTAGCCTTCCGCGTGACATCAAGGGACTGGCTGCACGCATTCCACGTGCCCGGACTCGGACTGAAATCCGACGCGTTCCCCGGCCAGTACAACCGCCTCCGAACCAACGCGGGTAACACCGGCACGTACCAGCTCTACTGTGCCGAGTACTGTGGCTCTGGCCACTCACAGATGCTCGGGACCGTCGAGGTCGTCCCGCAGGACGAGTACGAGGACTGGCTGGCAGAGCAGAAAAGCGGCGGCGACTCCGAAGGCAGCAGCGAGTAG
- a CDS encoding ABC transporter ATP-binding protein has protein sequence MDEVLVASDVGRRYGDTVALDGVSLTATTGEVLALVGPNGAGKTTLVRALTGTTDATGEVTLFGQSPRTVARDRIGLLPQSFAPHERLTARELLEYYAGLYDDTRDVEAVLDDVGLADTASTTYENLSGGQQRRTCVATALINDPDLLVLDEPTTGIDPAGRRDLWRLLEGLADRGVTILVTTHYMEEAQRLADRVGLLADGTLIALDSPDQLVAEHGGDSQLIVDGSFDEAAVSAIDYPAETALRNGRLVVYGIRPESIGNITEQLGQAGIEYDSLTWKQPDLEDVYLELTGTAVGQRGEPQQTEPVAGGAQ, from the coding sequence ATGGACGAGGTACTGGTCGCATCAGATGTCGGGCGGCGCTACGGCGATACGGTCGCACTTGACGGCGTTTCGCTGACGGCGACCACCGGAGAGGTGCTCGCGCTGGTCGGTCCCAACGGGGCTGGCAAGACGACGCTGGTGCGGGCGTTGACCGGAACGACAGATGCGACTGGCGAGGTAACCCTGTTCGGCCAATCGCCCAGAACGGTCGCTCGCGACCGAATCGGTCTCCTGCCCCAGTCGTTTGCGCCCCACGAGCGACTGACGGCACGGGAACTGCTCGAGTACTACGCCGGTCTGTACGACGACACTCGCGATGTTGAGGCTGTTCTCGACGATGTTGGGCTGGCCGACACTGCCAGCACAACGTACGAGAATCTCTCGGGTGGGCAGCAGCGGCGGACCTGCGTTGCGACGGCGCTGATTAACGACCCGGACCTTCTCGTGCTGGACGAACCGACGACCGGTATCGACCCGGCTGGTCGGCGTGACCTCTGGCGATTGCTGGAGGGACTTGCTGACCGCGGCGTAACGATTCTGGTCACGACACACTATATGGAGGAAGCCCAGCGTCTCGCAGACCGCGTCGGCCTCCTCGCCGACGGGACGCTCATCGCACTCGACTCCCCGGACCAGCTCGTGGCCGAACACGGCGGCGACAGCCAGCTCATCGTGGACGGGTCCTTCGACGAAGCTGCCGTCTCAGCCATCGACTACCCGGCGGAGACGGCGCTTCGGAACGGCCGGCTGGTCGTCTACGGCATCCGGCCGGAGTCTATCGGCAACATCACTGAGCAACTGGGGCAGGCCGGCATCGAGTACGACAGCCTGACCTGGAAACAGCCGGACCTGGAGGATGTGTACCTCGAACTCACCGGGACGGCTGTCGGCCAGCGCGGTGAACCACAACAGACGGAGCCGGTCGCGGGTGGTGCCCAATGA
- the fen gene encoding flap endonuclease-1, with protein sequence MGNADLRSLAALSDVSFDDLGGSVVAVDAHNWLYRYLTTTVKFTSESKYTTSNGEEVANLIGVVQGLPKFFEHDMTPVFVFDGAVTDLKDDEVEKRREQRQKYESELEAAREAGDSTRVAKLDSRTQRLTDTIVDTTRDLLELLDVPIVDAPAEGEGQASVMARRGDVDYVGTEDYDALLFGAPMTLRQITSKGDPELMDFAATLEHHDLTWEQLVDAAILMGTDFNEGISGIGPKTAVKDLHEHGDLYTVLAARGEHIDHADRIRDLFLDPAATDDYEIPDSIEPDIDAARTFVTDQWEVDADEVARGFERIDDSVVQTGLDRWA encoded by the coding sequence ATGGGAAACGCTGATTTGCGGTCGCTCGCGGCCCTGTCGGACGTGTCGTTCGACGACCTCGGCGGGAGCGTCGTCGCCGTGGACGCCCACAACTGGCTCTATCGCTATCTGACGACGACGGTGAAGTTCACCAGCGAGTCGAAGTACACCACCAGCAACGGCGAGGAGGTGGCGAACCTCATTGGAGTCGTTCAGGGCTTACCGAAGTTTTTCGAGCACGACATGACGCCGGTGTTCGTTTTTGATGGCGCAGTCACGGACCTCAAAGACGACGAGGTCGAGAAGCGCCGCGAGCAACGCCAGAAATACGAGTCCGAACTGGAGGCAGCCCGGGAAGCGGGCGACAGCACCCGCGTCGCCAAGCTTGACTCCCGCACGCAGCGGTTGACCGACACTATCGTCGACACGACGCGGGACCTGCTGGAACTCCTCGACGTGCCTATCGTCGACGCCCCGGCAGAAGGTGAGGGGCAGGCGTCGGTGATGGCCCGGCGTGGCGACGTAGACTACGTCGGAACGGAGGACTACGATGCGCTGCTGTTCGGCGCGCCGATGACGCTCCGGCAGATCACGTCGAAGGGCGACCCCGAACTGATGGATTTTGCGGCCACACTCGAGCACCACGACCTTACCTGGGAACAACTGGTCGACGCGGCGATTCTGATGGGGACGGACTTCAACGAGGGCATCTCAGGTATCGGCCCCAAAACAGCCGTCAAAGACCTCCACGAGCACGGCGACCTCTACACGGTGCTTGCGGCCCGCGGCGAACACATCGACCATGCCGACCGCATTCGGGACCTGTTTCTCGACCCCGCGGCCACCGATGACTACGAAATTCCGGACAGCATCGAGCCAGACATCGATGCCGCTCGCACGTTCGTCACCGACCAGTGGGAGGTCGATGCTGACGAGGTCGCTCGCGGGTTCGAACGCATTGACGACTCAGTCGTCCAGACCGGACTCGACCGTTGGGCGTGA